In Sphaerospermopsis torques-reginae ITEP-024, the genomic window ACAAAAGACATCTCCCCAGATGTCATCTTTCCCCCCAGTGATTTATATAGTGATGAACCACCCGTGGAAACCGAACTGCATCTACGACAAATTATTTTACTTTTGCAATGCTTAGAATGGTTATGGAAAGATAGAACAGATTTCTATACTGCAGGAAATTTAACTATTTATTATAGTCCTCACCAGAAAAAAAATGAAAATCTCAGAGGTCCTGATTTTTTTGTGGTTTTAGGAACAGAACGCAAAACCCGGAAAAGTTGGGTAGTGTGGGATGAAGATGGGAAATATCCCAATGTAATTATCGAAATTCTTTCACCCAGTACAGCTAACAGTGATAAAGTAACTAAAAAAGAACTTTATCAAAATACCTTTAGAACACCTGATTATTTTTGGTTTGATCCTTATACATTAGAGTTTTCCGGTTTCTATTTAACAAATGGTCAATATCAACCTTTAGAACCCAATGAAAACGGATATTTATGGAGTGAACAATTAGGTTTATATTTAGGAGTGCATGAGGGTTTATTAAGGTATTTTACCCCTGAAGGTGAGTTAGTACCAACACCAGAAGAAACCGCAGAAGAGGAAACTAAGAAAGCAGTAAAATCAGAGAAAAGAGCAAACCAAGAAGCTAAACGAGCAGCACAAGCAGACGCAAGAGCAGAACGTTTAGCGGCAAAATTGCGAGAATTAAATATTGATCCTGAGAACATTTAAACCGACTATTAAAAAAATGAAAATGCAAATTGAAGAATTATCAATCTTAGAAAATAACTTTAATCAACTGATAGAAATGCTGCTTGCAAAAAAAGCAGATAGTGAACATTTTACCGTCAGACTTAACAGCGAAAGAAGTCAATTTACCCGCTTTAATCGTGCTAAAGTTAGACAAACAGGACTGGTTGCTGATGGTTCAATTACCCTAACTTTAATGGAAAATCAGCGCAGTAGTTTCTGTAAATTTCCTTTTACTGGAAACTGGGATATAGATTGGCAAACTGCATACCAAGCTTTACAAGATTTACGAGAAGAATTACATCTATTACCAGTCGATCCTTATTTGGTTTTACCTACAGGAAATAATGTTAGTAGAGAAGTACATACAGGTTTATTAGCACCGGAAAATGTGGTTAATTCTATTTTAGAATCGGTTGCTGATTTAGATTTTACTGGTATGTATGCTGGCGGAATAATTATTAGAGGTTATAGTGATTCTAGCGGACAAAAACACTGGTTTGCAACTGATTCTTTTAATTTAGATTATTCTTTAATTATCGAATCAGGAAAAGCGGTAAAAGGTACTTTTGCTGGTAGTGAATGGGATGAATCTGCTTATGTAGATAAGATAAATGATGGTAAAAAACAATTAGCTTTATTGTCTCTTGAACCCAAAGAATTACCCAGAGGAAATTATAAAACCTATTTTGCTCCTGCTGCTGTAGCGGAATTATTGGGAATGCTTTCTTGGGGTGCTATTAGTGAAGCTTCTATCCAACAGGGAAATAGTGCTTTATCTGCTTTATCACGTCAAGAAAAACAACTTTCATCTAAATTCGTTTTAAAAGAAAATTTCACATCTGGTTTAGTTCCCAGATTTAATGATTTAGGAGAAATATCACCAGAGGAATTAACTTTAATAGAAAATGGTGTTTTGGTAAGTAGTTTAGTTAATTCTCGCACAGCTAAGGAATATAATAAACCTGCCAATGGTGCTAATAGTTCAGAAACTTTACGTTCTCCAGAAATCAAAACAGGTAATTTAGCTTTTGCTGATATTTTACGCAGTTTAGATACTGGGTTGTATGTTTCTAATTTGCATTATTTAAATTGGAGCGATCGCCAAACTGCTAGAATTACAGGTATGACTCGTTATGCCTGTTTTTGGGTAGAAAAAGGAGAAATAGTCGCCCCCATAGAAAACCTCCGTTTTGATGAAAGTCTCTACCGTTGTTGGGGATCAGAAAATTTAGTTGCTTTAACCAAATTTCAAGAATTGATTCCCGAAGTGGGAACTTATGAAAGTCGTCAATTAGGTGGTAGTTTAGTTCCAGGAATGCTGGTGGAAGATTTCACCTACACTTTGTAGTTTATAGCAGGTGACAGGTGACAGGTGACAGGTGACAATGTAAGAGGGAATAGGGAGGAAAATTTTAGATTTTAGATTTTAGATTTTAGATGAAAGTTGACAAAAACAATCCAAAATCCAAAATCCAAAATCCAAAATCCAAAATCAATCACTCCTGACTCCTGACTCCTTTTATACCTGGTTATTGTGAAAAATGTTGTTTTCTTAATAAGCTAAAGTTTCTAAAGTTTCTCGTAAATACCGTTGTACTTGCTGTTCTAGGCGCAAACCCTTTAACTGAGCATTACTTTCTAGTTGCCAGCGTTGGAAACCGGAACTAGCAGAAATGGCATACTTCAGGTTTTGCCAAATGTGAGCATCACGAGAAAGCTG contains:
- a CDS encoding Uma2 family endonuclease, translating into MIIAQDLEQTKDISPDVIFPPSDLYSDEPPVETELHLRQIILLLQCLEWLWKDRTDFYTAGNLTIYYSPHQKKNENLRGPDFFVVLGTERKTRKSWVVWDEDGKYPNVIIEILSPSTANSDKVTKKELYQNTFRTPDYFWFDPYTLEFSGFYLTNGQYQPLEPNENGYLWSEQLGLYLGVHEGLLRYFTPEGELVPTPEETAEEETKKAVKSEKRANQEAKRAAQADARAERLAAKLRELNIDPENI
- a CDS encoding TldD/PmbA family protein: MQIEELSILENNFNQLIEMLLAKKADSEHFTVRLNSERSQFTRFNRAKVRQTGLVADGSITLTLMENQRSSFCKFPFTGNWDIDWQTAYQALQDLREELHLLPVDPYLVLPTGNNVSREVHTGLLAPENVVNSILESVADLDFTGMYAGGIIIRGYSDSSGQKHWFATDSFNLDYSLIIESGKAVKGTFAGSEWDESAYVDKINDGKKQLALLSLEPKELPRGNYKTYFAPAAVAELLGMLSWGAISEASIQQGNSALSALSRQEKQLSSKFVLKENFTSGLVPRFNDLGEISPEELTLIENGVLVSSLVNSRTAKEYNKPANGANSSETLRSPEIKTGNLAFADILRSLDTGLYVSNLHYLNWSDRQTARITGMTRYACFWVEKGEIVAPIENLRFDESLYRCWGSENLVALTKFQELIPEVGTYESRQLGGSLVPGMLVEDFTYTL